tcaattaaagggttgtttgggggtgaaggggatgagctcaaaaatcgaaactatataatttcaagagctcataaatagctcgtaattctgccgcaaaaaccgattcaatattcctatttttaagtagtggggggggctgactcagccccccccactagggtattaaattcctgctcagtggaacgagctcaaaatttttagtttgcggaatatgagagctcataaatagctcataaatcagggctatttgttttttaatttttgcaagtggggggggccagctcaacacgggtattgtatataggtaagtgatgACCCCAGAacctgtggtataatttatgaccaatcttttcgggacaccctgtatatatacggAGGGTACCGTAAGAATTCTTTTCTTTCTGAAAACTTCCCGACAACTGTCACGGTAATTTATGCCAAAAATTCGTCTGATAATCCGCTTCTGTAAAAGAAAGATGCGCATACTTTCGGAAGCTTGGCCCCAAATAATGATGTTCTGCACGATACGGGAATATACCTGCGCATAGTAAGCAGAGATCAATGTAATTGATGACATATCATTTTTTAATACCGCTGTCGCAAAATACGTATTATTGAGCTTCTTACATAAATGATCTATGTGTTTATCGAAACTTGAATTAGCGTCTATAACTGTGCCTACAAATGTTGTATGTGTTGCCGTGTTGACTACCACATTTAAGTTAAGAAACGGGTTGGGTGGTTCTTCTCTCACCCTATGAAAAGTTTACTCTCGTGTTTTTTTCCAAATTTACAATTCTGTATGCCAGAGGTAAAGGGCACTATGTCCATTTTTGTCAATATTGGGATTATACTGCAGTTATAATGAACTCTTAATTCTCAACACAGAGGTATAAAGCATTAAGTCCTactttataaaataacaaagataagcactttataaaaagtatcatgtcacattttatttagagGCAGAGGGCACCATGTGGACATGTAACCCTACACATCTGTGTACATTGCTTTACAAATCCAATATTAAACAAGCAGGGTAAAGTATTACACTTTACCCTGTATTAAATTAAAGTTTAACATTGTATAATGCATTTTTAGTAAACATCTAGTACGATGACCCAAAAGATCTTGAAGAGGTAAACAGCACTATGTCCACTATATtgtgttttaatttgtttttaataaatcaaGTTTAGTATCACAATATGtgttttaaataatacaattttgaaAGTTAATAATCTGAAGAATAAATTAGACAAGGAATTATGACGTATTAAAGTTTAAcgttaagtaagtaagtaagtaagtaagtaagtagttAAGTAAGTTTAATTAAAGTTTAACATTGTATAATGCATTTTTAGTAAACATCTAGTACGATGACCCAAAAGATCTTGAAGAGGTAAACAGCACTATGTCCACTATATtgtgttttaatttgtttttaataaatcaaGTTTAGTATCACAATATGtgttttaaataatacaattttgaaAGTTAATAATCTGAAGAATAAATTAGACAAGGAATTATGACGTAATGTGTATTAACATACATCCTGTGAATAAAGAAACACAAAAATAAGCTTAAAatgcttctcctgtaaaattacAAATTTGTGACATAGTGCCATTTACCTCCGGCATACAGAACTAATCCATTCCTATCACACCACTACTTGAATCGCcctgttaaatattttacttttataaCTACTTGCTCCAAAGTTTCTGCGGAAACTATCATGCTGGTGTCATGCTGGAGTGGGCGGCAGCGTTCTTACAGGGGTCTCCGGTGGCGGTCTCAATATTGTTGGGATTTCGAGAATGACTTCCACTTGATGATTCGTAATACACCGTGTCATTTTATAACTTGTGTGTAAAGTGCGAGTGTTGGAGTTGAGTTAAGGGAGTGAAGTAGTGAATGGGATTATGTGCTGTCGTCGTGAGCCGGTTTCATATCTTTAATGTGAACTTTGTTAATTGTTTTTCCCGTTGCGTCCTTTAACTGAAAAAATACTTTGGATAATACTGTGTGAATAGTATATGAACCGGACAGTTTGGTAGCTAATTTGCCGTTCAGTTGTTTGGTGGCGTTAGAAACACCGAGAATAATGAAATGGTTTTCCGTTTCTTCTTTTATACTGTCCGAGACAGTATAAAAACACGTTTTGCTTAATGCATTGACGTACGCTAgatgataaaattatattatcatCACAAGTTATTTTTTACAGTGTGTTATATTCCTTGTTGTTCTGTTTTCTATTTTTGTGGGTGATTtttcattatacatttttataGTTGGTTTGTATTTTAGGTTGCATCCAAGGGAAGAATACTCTGAAAATTACGAAAACATCTGAACCTTCATGTCTTAAAATAACATGTAGCAGTAGAAACACTGGAGAAacaacattaaatataaatatgaaacTTCAGACTGACCAAGCACCCTATATGTGTCAAATTTGTTTTAACCAGTTTACTGTAGCAAGtagtttaaaaaaacatttgagagtacacactaagtgtgaaatttgttttaagcagttcccTGGAGTAAGCAagttgaaaacacatttgagagtgcacactggggaaaaaccttataagtgtgaaatttgtttaaaccaTTTTAGTGAAAAAAGTACTTTAAACCGACATTTGAGATCGCACACTGAAGATAAACCGTATAAGTGTacaatttgttataaggactttGGTGAGGCACACCTATTGAAACAACATGCAAGTACGCATACTAAAGAAAAAttttacaagtgcgaaatttgttttaaagtgTGTTCTCAACTAGgacatttgaaagaacatatgagattgcacactggagaaaaaccttacaagtgtgaaatttgtttaaagccgTTTGCTCAGAAAAGTTCTTTGAAAAGTCATTCGAAAATACATGTTAGAGAAAAACTatatgaatgtgaaatttgttctaagcgaTTTAGACGAAATAAGGATTTGAAAAAccatttgagaatacacactggcgaaaaaccgtacaagtgtaaaatttgtttcaaaCAATTTTCTCATAAAAGTCaattgaaaacacatttgaacCTCACACACTGAATTAAAACAAGTGCGtgctaaaattatttttggtAATTCCGGGAAGCATTgaactacaaaatttaatgatgGCGTTAAATAGTGTACCTACATACAAGACATTTAATTTTCGATTTGATATAGGCGACTGAAGGAAGTgataaaatcggcaacattgcttagTCCTCTAAGGTTGTTTAATCGCCGAATGGCATGGAGAACGGAGCGACGGAGTTAGAATCGGCGAGGTGCAGGTGCATTAGCGTGGGAAGTGGGCCCGTGTGGTTCTCGAAGGTGCGCTGTGTTGCCATTTATTGGCTGTAAGTTTCGACTctagcgctctctcgcggtttgaaacttatacttttctgataaaattggtgtatgtgaaatatacaaaacgagaaaataTAGATATAGAAAAAACtagatatttatctagaaaaacacaaattatgaactgaaatattattgtaacctgattactgaacgaatacacagaattaatagtaaaagtaattatgtttttattgtattcattataattttaatatttaatatataaattcgtgcgactggatgactgcCTACGCAAGAGGCCCctgagaaaaagaagaagttaaTGTGAAATTTAGAGGTAACCTCTGTttttattggctgtgagtttcgtcggtagcgctctctcgcggtttgaaacttgtacgtttctgataaaattgttcaaataaaatgcacaaaactgccacttaGTTGTCCAACAACAGTATCATTATTATTGGAATATGAACTTTGCCTTTCGGATTCCTTCTTTTTTATGAATTACAAGTAAACAGAGTTAACAAAAACCCTCAAGGTCACTTGCACCCTATAAAAGAACGTTTGTAATATCTTATCCTCACGGTTGCAGATACATTGTTTTCTGTATTTATTGTTTGCAACTTCGGTTGCATATCCTGTGTCTTCATTTGTGATTAGCACATCCAGAGCAGGAAGCGtgtaacactagtcgttactccctcatacatatctctcacaatctttacatattttattaccagagaacggcagttctcgtcagtggcgcacaataccccctacatgcgacactatatatacatgaaatttttaattttctaaagctgactgaattgaaaatcgaaccaaatcccatcttaaagtttaggtaaagactcgtccatccatacgtcaactctccattttggtccaagggtgtggattttacggtccttcccatttagggtctgtttttcgttctcgtccccaaaactacaaaaaatttcaataatataagtccggcctttgcggcttctgatagtactgatcattacctttccaacgcatgtctaatttcgaaaatcggttataccattcaaaagttaccgagctcagaagtgtgactcaatttttatttaaaaaggggaaaatgtatgtggatatgtatgtatgtatgtggaaaagttacaccgatctgattttcttttctgtgtttcaagagggggtcagggccgattcagaaccgaagtagtttgtgacttttgaccacgcATAAACCAGCTATAGGGCTtggtagatacaaaatggcatattttttggcgtatatatcttgggttcaaggagagacaggaaaaccgcaaatacaccaaatcaatagcgttgagttaagctttcaaatggtgcctaagcggttaGGATCAGACGTACACACGGCTCATTATAGCCGGAAAACTGAAAAaccaaactttgaaaatttttgttttgacaattacttaaaatttcaacctacgaattacgccaataactgagcgtttgtaggagaaCTCTAGAcgcatctaacggtgtatacctcatatctgggaaaattcgaatttttaagttataggcttcataagtatgatcaaatctatttcttatggggaaACCGGTTTTTCAActtcaataattcctgtaataccttcagttatcatacttgaccttggatgcatcagatactacttgtcaatacgtttcaaactcgtGTTTAATgataaaaatcggttaagccgttcagaagtaatctagctccaaaagtataatccatttaaccattaacGCTGAAATGGTCTATGTAGTTGTAATGGTTACGACGCTAAAATTGATCgtgcaatccgagttcatttgccggccataattattaggatggctgggatatgaactcggattgtcttatcacaaaTCTGGTGTCGTAATTACTAGATCATTTCGGAGAGAATGCGACAAAGGCacccatttataacgcttaacgtgtaatcgagaaacattacattcaacttcatacatttaatttataaaaaaacttgaAAACCTCCTGATAccagaataaaaaaccgctaaacgccgtaaaaatgagtggcgcatacaatattccagctacaaaagagctgatatgagtattccgtggcgcgaaaatgtattttcattttgatggaaaataaaattctagttttattttgaaagatttttttaaataatatttgctaaatttgaattaaaacgcgtcacaaaagagcgtcaaaatgcaaactgtatcaaagttactcttttgtggcgcgttttatttcaaatttagcaaatattatggaaaaaatctttcaaaataaaactagaattttattttccatcaaaatgaaaatacattttcgcgccacgtaatactcatatcagctcttttgtagctggaatattgtatgcgccactcatttttacggcgtttagcggtttttattcttgtatattaCACAATAAGAAACTCTCGTTTCTTATTAAGTGCGCCCACTACAGAATCTCTCGACGAAacatgctttctcaagatcaatgaataccatatacGAGTTTGCTTCTTTATTCCTGCATTTTTCAATCAATTgccttaaaataaaaattgtaacTGCTGTTGATCTGCCCTCCACAAAGCCAAATTAATTATCGGATATTTCGATTTTTTCACGTATCCGTGTAtaaaattcatcatcatcatcattaatggtgctacagccctatgaaagagtcTCGACCTTCtcgtctattacgccagtcagtcctatccattgccaaccgttgctgcgcctatttttctcccatcctcatccacgccatccttccatctgagttttggagggttgttctgctgtgatcttgctagatgtcctgcccatcttagtatTCCTATTCTTATGAGAGATAATACACCTTTACCacaaaatatatgtttatatctgcgGTATACCTTGGTCCAAACACCAATTTCACAGATCCCAGtggatcccaaacccttttttcagtgcttcattaattttgacgtcatataatATTTTAAGGATGTCGCGAATCGAGgaatgacattttagttaaatctgataatgtcagaatatttataggtatttatgtttatataaatattaataattttatgaatatttgccacaatattaacatttaaaatattttaaggtaaaaataaattaatatagaatACAATGTCtgaatataccaatgacataaaatatttatttacacatcgttaacaaatttttaacctaGAATTACAATTGACAATTTATCACGATAGATTACTTTtgtttcaaattatctttattcgcatcatggATTGGTTACCTATTTAGAATATTGTAATGGTCAACCAATTATACAACTATAAGTATAAGTCACTTTAATATGGAAATACCCTTCAATGAATACATAATTTTCAAagttctatgtataataatcacggacgtacgttttttctgtcacttcaaGTTTAATGCGTTAGAGCGAATTTGACAAACGATGGCGCAATGGAAAAGGGTTTTGGATTATCTGTAGTTTGTATATTGCTGTATATCTACAGATGATCCCAagcccttttttcagtgcgtcatagtttgTCAAATTCGCTCGAACGCATTAAGCTCGAAGTGATAGAAAAAAACGTACgtccgtgattattatacatagaacttcgaaaattatgtatgggccattccacgaacatacgcatgttttggattacttcgacaacgaatattttactgtgcaacataagaagtacgaaagtaaatggcactaataattattaaaataaacaacaacgtaatttgcaatttacttttgttcttcttattttgcacagtaaaatattcgttgtcgaagtaatccaaaacaggcgtatgttcgtggaatagggtatattcgttgaagggtacctatttccATATTAAAGCTACTTATATttatagatgtataattggttgacaATTACAATACTCTAAAGAGATAACCAATCCATGAtacgaataaagataatttgaaacaAAAGTAATCTATGGTGACAGTAGGTTTCACAATTTTAAcggataaaatgacaattgtaattctaGGTTAGAAATTTTTTAAGGTCGTAAATATAAACTTTTTATGAACTGAAAAGTCTAGATACAGAatccaccattataataaaaattaaaatggtaaatgaTTATTTACCATTTACCATTTATGCATACAgtggagtcctttttgttttctatattcgtcgtctgctgtcttataaattTTAGTCGCAGATTAACCACTTAACGCAAacatttatttgcaaaaatacgtcaaaaaattacttatttattttattacagtaaaataaACTACGAACAAGACTATTGTCCCTAGATATAATCTAAAGtaaaaaaacacatatttttttagaaaaatataaaatatcaaaTACCCTCATGCGCTCACCCGAGTTAACTCGGTCGTAACTTTTTACATACAAAATACTACAAGTAAGAGAAGAAAATCGCAATTATTCAAGTATAATAATGTTAAATATTGCTAACAGTGTGATACACTCTAAAACAAGGGGTTACACACAGATGTACGTCACAGTCAGGGCAGaacgtgacgtcagcaaaatagaattctactcaTCGTGATCCCACCCCAGTCGGCAGTCGATCGTAGAAAGTTTAAAATTAGAAACGAAAAAACAAGTgggcacgggcgcccatataaaaatttttagggagGGGGgagcagacgtgaagatgttgcagattacatttcgtatactttggataacaatatatagtttaaagcacccgaaaagctagggggacCACGGCCCCCCTTCCGATAGGTATTGCCGCCCATGCAAGTGCGGATACCGTTATTTAGCGCTAGAAGAGTTAAAACACGTAGGCGCCTTATATAtcgtacaaatattttaaacacgagTTAACTCGGTTAAGCGAAAATAGAAACGTAGTTTAAAACCGAGTTAACTCGGGTAAGCACGTTAAGCGGTTAAGGATGAACCAGAAAGAatttccaacaagaaaagtttcagatttaaataattatttactattttaatttttattacaatggtggattctgtatctgagacttttcagttcatttaagagatgtcgctgatgGATTTCAAATGATGTTTGAAATTTACCTTAACCCTTCAACGGCGGAATTTTTTTCCTAGAAATATGCTGTGCCAGGTTATAATTCCTAATTATTATGATTAAGTTAGGCTCTTTCAATaactttttaacattttttttattcttttgcaATATAAGtgccgttaccatatggtaacactAGCCGTTAGTGatgtacaaaataatataaattcaAATATCTGTTGCAAActgtcaaaaatgtttatttaatgtGAAAAATATAGTTACAGTCTATATATATACCAACATTACATTTACAACACATTGTTCGGATGCTTGAGGAGCAACCTTCACCGGCACAACGTTTTCTTTTTTTATCCCTAGTTGGAACTAATAAATGGTCAACCTGGTCATATCTACTATCATCAGACACCCGGTTTAGAGTAACGCTGTTTTTAGATGTAGATGGCCTTCCTGCTCCTTTTGAAACTGTTTTGTATTTCTCAAGATAATGCAAAACGATTTGTCTTCTGTAATTTAGCTGACTTATTGGTGGTTTGCTTCTGCATTTTCGCCTAACAGACCATGCATTTACTACACTTGTGTCCAGCAACCAAGTAAAAATGGGCCACCACCACTTTTTCCTTCTGAAGGATATACGATATCTTGAAATATTTTCATCCATCAGGTCGGTTCCTCCCATAAAGCGGTTGTATTCGGTTATAAGCGTTGGACGCGATACCTGTATAATTTTTTTTCCTTCTGAGAGAATCTGTTCACTAAACAAGTGGGATTTACTCCATGACAGGTAGAGGCTACGCTAACAACATTATTATCCAGCCACTTCACAACAATGATTCCATCTTCTTTATCAATAGCTGATACGTAATCACCCCTTTTCTGAGAATTAGATTTAGATAACATATTTTTCGCAGGTAAAGGACAGCTTTTCGGGATACGGTTGTCACGGATTGTTCCCGTTCCATCAAAGCCGCGTTGTTTCAGGTAATGTAAAATATTGAAACCAGTAAAAAGGTTATCAAAATAAAATCGAAATGGAAGTTTGGACACATTAGGGGAAAAGTCGTCAATCATGTTGATAAGAGGTGCTGCACATTTCCCGAATccattttcatagaaagtatttcCCCTAGGATTGTTCCCTTGGTATACATCGAAATTTACGAAGATACCCCGACACAGCATTCAAACACCATACCTTGTAGCCGAATCGGATTGGTTTTCCTCGTATGAATTGTTTGCTGGGATGTCTTCCAAAATATTTTACCATGGATTCATCAAAATTTAGGTGTTGTTC
The window above is part of the Diabrotica virgifera virgifera chromosome 2, PGI_DIABVI_V3a genome. Proteins encoded here:
- the LOC126879819 gene encoding zinc finger protein 492-like isoform X2, with the protein product MECKVEIKREVEEYEQNDIELSTSIDLEDFKNEPGEDYPGMECKVEVKKEIKKCDQNDIELPTSVDLDELKNEPGEDYPGCIQGKNTLKITKTSEPSCLKITCSSRNTGETTLNINMKLQTDQAPYMCQICFNQFTVASSLKKHLRVHTKCEICFKQFPGVSKLKTHLRVHTGEKPYKCEICLNHFSEKSTLNRHLRSHTEDKPYKCTICYKDFGEAHLLKQHASTHTKEKFYKCEICFKVCSQLGHLKEHMRLHTGEKPYKCEICLKPFAQKSSLKSHSKIHVREKLYECEICSKRFRRNKDLKNHLRIHTGEKPYKCKICFKQFSHKSQLKTHLNLTH